A portion of the Bdellovibrio bacteriovorus genome contains these proteins:
- a CDS encoding VOC family protein, with protein sequence MDMLSHISLSVSDLKRSSEFYDAVLGILGYPRVYTGDTAAGWGDAQGNEKFAIKKRVHQAHPPSRGFHLAFHAKTQSDVHAFFEAGLKYGGKDNGQPGPRPEYGPRYYAAFLIDPDGYEIEVKLFV encoded by the coding sequence ATGGATATGCTTAGCCACATTTCTTTGTCAGTCTCTGATCTTAAAAGATCTTCCGAGTTTTACGATGCCGTCCTTGGCATCTTGGGATACCCCCGCGTTTACACTGGCGATACTGCCGCCGGTTGGGGGGATGCTCAAGGCAATGAGAAGTTTGCCATTAAAAAAAGAGTCCACCAGGCCCATCCGCCGAGCCGGGGATTTCATTTAGCTTTTCACGCCAAAACTCAAAGCGATGTTCATGCCTTCTTTGAAGCGGGCCTAAAATATGGTGGTAAAGATAATGGTCAGCCAGGACCACGACCGGAATACGGGCCGCGATACTATGCGGCTTTTCTAATTGACCCTGATGGGTATGAAATAGAAGTAAAGTTATTTGTTTAA
- a CDS encoding response regulator: MYVKKPLQLLHVDDSSVLRKTIARGLEPFKEHYELTQVESVDEALHLMASGQKFDIILTDWLMNGKSGLQFLCLLKSDPAYHHLPVFFLTSEYDSNSLIIAVTHGASGILKKPTSGPDIHAYIQKKMSVIEESMMPKEDLFVVQAKPILNEIPRIQSFKSANDLKLSLEAIQKFKTKAAAFKWPLLADYSQKIEDTIQLTLKLEANLLTPITRLINEYQSCMDQALTDLEYGRPHQMMCENIDKNLKNYQVNLEAGWFTNRGPQENSNEVILPWATAVELQQHLTPEGLEILRQYLKR; the protein is encoded by the coding sequence ATGTACGTAAAGAAACCTCTCCAACTCTTGCACGTTGATGATTCATCCGTATTGCGTAAGACTATCGCGCGCGGCTTAGAACCTTTCAAAGAACATTACGAGCTCACCCAAGTTGAATCCGTCGACGAAGCCCTTCATCTGATGGCTTCAGGGCAGAAATTCGACATTATCCTTACCGATTGGCTTATGAACGGTAAAAGTGGCTTGCAATTCCTTTGTTTGCTTAAATCAGATCCCGCTTATCATCATTTACCAGTCTTCTTTCTTACGTCAGAATATGACAGCAATAGCCTTATTATTGCCGTCACCCACGGTGCTTCCGGAATTCTAAAAAAACCTACTTCAGGACCGGATATTCACGCCTACATCCAAAAGAAAATGAGCGTCATCGAAGAAAGTATGATGCCCAAGGAAGATCTTTTTGTCGTTCAGGCAAAACCGATCCTTAATGAAATACCGCGTATCCAAAGCTTCAAAAGTGCCAATGACTTAAAGTTGTCTTTAGAGGCTATTCAAAAATTTAAAACAAAGGCCGCAGCTTTTAAATGGCCCCTTCTTGCTGACTATTCTCAAAAAATCGAAGATACGATTCAGCTCACTTTAAAATTAGAGGCAAATCTTCTGACACCCATCACAAGACTGATAAATGAATATCAATCTTGCATGGATCAAGCCTTAACCGACCTTGAATACGGACGTCCGCACCAAATGATGTGTGAAAATATCGATAAAAATTTAAAAAATTACCAAGTCAACCTAGAGGCCGGTTGGTTCACCAATCGGGGACCTCAAGAAAATTCCAATGAGGTGATACTTCCGTGGGCCACGGCCGTTGAGCTTCAACAGCACCTGACTCCGGAAGGATTAGAGATCTTACGGCAGTACCTTAAACGATAA
- a CDS encoding VWA domain-containing protein, which yields MGVNVTDNNQDSLGSETPSGGVTKNYYFFVKRSADILFVIDTSNSMAEEQDLLKNGFPSFTSALNAYSSGTLDWHVAITSTDIATSGSGKQGALVAFQNMPANTYYLDTSISTDQANAAFQASVVLGIGGSADERGIAAARLTAEREFNPSTSRGFIRPDTSFSVIVLSDEDERSSQDPNSADYTAPEAIDLPANFVPAIHALDQVSSIPKTISFHSIVTSTQECLDGPGVSMGTMYMNLSNLTNGIIGDICALKQTYQEQLSSLAAKIVNEAKTYTLPCEKIVENSAEAYEQALGGALVKVPSTFIAPNKIVLQNAPPLGSLIKAKFTCLDGT from the coding sequence GTGGGCGTTAACGTCACGGATAATAATCAGGACTCACTGGGATCAGAAACTCCCTCTGGCGGAGTGACTAAAAATTATTACTTTTTCGTGAAACGTTCTGCTGACATCCTATTTGTTATAGACACTTCCAATTCAATGGCCGAAGAGCAAGACCTTTTAAAAAACGGCTTTCCATCTTTCACCTCTGCTTTAAACGCATACAGCAGCGGAACTTTAGATTGGCATGTGGCTATCACATCGACAGATATTGCAACTTCGGGCTCGGGCAAACAAGGGGCCTTGGTGGCGTTTCAAAATATGCCGGCGAATACCTATTATTTAGATACATCTATAAGTACCGATCAAGCCAATGCAGCCTTTCAAGCGTCCGTGGTTTTAGGTATCGGTGGAAGTGCGGATGAACGTGGGATTGCCGCTGCCAGATTAACAGCTGAAAGAGAATTTAACCCTAGCACCAGTCGTGGATTTATTCGCCCCGACACTTCTTTTTCCGTCATCGTTTTATCTGACGAAGATGAGCGCAGTTCCCAAGATCCAAACTCTGCCGATTATACGGCTCCGGAAGCAATCGATCTGCCGGCAAACTTTGTTCCCGCGATTCATGCCTTAGATCAAGTCAGCTCTATCCCGAAAACCATCAGTTTTCATTCGATCGTTACTAGCACCCAAGAGTGCCTTGATGGCCCTGGAGTTTCGATGGGTACGATGTACATGAATCTTTCTAATTTAACGAACGGGATCATTGGAGACATCTGCGCTTTAAAACAAACCTATCAAGAACAACTCAGCTCGCTTGCCGCTAAGATCGTCAATGAAGCTAAGACTTACACCTTACCGTGCGAAAAGATCGTGGAAAACTCTGCCGAAGCCTATGAACAAGCCTTAGGCGGAGCCTTAGTCAAAGTGCCCTCAACCTTTATTGCGCCCAACAAAATTGTGCTGCAAAACGCCCCACCGTTAGGAAGCCTGATCAAAGCAAAATTCACTTGCTTAGACGGAACATAA
- a CDS encoding apiosidase-like domain-containing protein, producing the protein MRLAGWFFSFLLCSLMSWAHAQSSPYPITISANKRHFVNAQGQPYLMVADTAWSILAELTQSEIIDYLDDRQARGVNTILINLIEHSFTSNTPKWVTRTGISPFSNVNDMSTYNSAYFDFAEWFIQEALERDILVIVTPSYYGAGCSSDGWCTKMRTTGATKLQQYGQYIGAKFASYPNIIWSASGDATPGPSDMLLVNAVMNGIVAGEGSGGVHYHVAHWDRDTSGAEIPGISRLDIDTTYTYEGPENYSRLLARWADNEGVRPHIFFEGEYENEHNSDSLVWRSQIYMPMVTGSTGFIFGNNPIWYFADPGDPQDTFGNGGFPGGWTTAMNSPGIQTLTHARNFFSPIAWHTLSPDVNHTFMTSGYLGSTPENYVQASINSAGTLAVMYYQNHLRNPTFDMSKMAGPVTARWYDPSNGTYTAISGSPFANSGTRQFMPPSLNYEGQTDWVLLLETTPENNDNPIAYVQNSEQAVTANTDSISTPSFVTNPVAGNLMVCAIAYNSTSPVSAVSDTAGNSYTKAVGPVGTSGALAGWGLEIWYKNNLVSGSSFVTTATFPSAFDGYKRISCHEYSGIAASNALDQVIGDSGYGATGSVGPVTTTQDKELLFMAGAVASGSSAAGSGFTQRSTLDNDTIADRIVSTAGDYSATMSPTGDEWQMAFVTFKAAGEAVPPTVAITAPSNSDVVPTSSTVAINVTASDNVGVSNLKIYVNGNLLCTDTTTPYSCNWSVPATAGSFSIQAVAVDAAGNSANHTIAVTSASAIPISYVQNSEQSITANSSSVATPAFSSSLTAGNLMVCAIVYNSNSIQVTSVSDTAGNSYAKAVGPVTSPSGLMADWRAEVWYKENLATGTSVTVSANFGSTFNAYKRISCHEYAGIKTSGALDQSTSAVGTTSIGSVGPITTTQANELLFVAGAVGGGNSMAGSGFTQRSTLDNDTVADRIVSSTGSYSATMSPTGDDWQMILVSFKGL; encoded by the coding sequence ATGAGGCTCGCTGGTTGGTTTTTTTCTTTTCTGCTCTGCAGTTTAATGTCTTGGGCGCATGCCCAGTCATCACCTTATCCCATCACGATTTCCGCAAATAAGCGGCATTTCGTGAATGCTCAAGGACAGCCGTACTTAATGGTTGCTGATACGGCTTGGTCCATCTTAGCTGAGTTAACTCAATCTGAAATCATCGACTATTTAGATGATCGACAGGCGCGAGGCGTGAATACCATTTTGATTAACTTGATTGAACATAGCTTCACATCAAACACTCCCAAGTGGGTGACACGCACGGGGATTTCTCCGTTTTCAAACGTGAATGATATGTCCACTTATAATTCTGCCTATTTTGATTTTGCAGAGTGGTTCATCCAGGAGGCGTTAGAGCGCGATATTCTGGTTATCGTGACTCCTTCTTATTATGGTGCGGGTTGCAGCAGTGATGGCTGGTGTACAAAGATGCGCACGACGGGGGCGACGAAGCTTCAGCAGTATGGTCAATACATCGGGGCAAAGTTTGCCTCTTATCCCAATATTATTTGGTCTGCGTCGGGGGATGCGACACCTGGCCCTTCAGATATGTTGCTGGTTAATGCGGTCATGAATGGGATCGTGGCCGGTGAGGGCAGTGGTGGAGTTCACTATCACGTGGCTCACTGGGATCGAGACACTTCGGGTGCGGAAATTCCAGGAATCTCTCGTTTAGATATTGATACGACTTACACTTATGAAGGCCCCGAAAACTATTCAAGACTTCTAGCTCGCTGGGCGGACAATGAAGGTGTCAGACCTCATATCTTTTTTGAAGGTGAGTATGAGAATGAGCACAACTCTGACAGTCTGGTGTGGAGATCTCAGATTTACATGCCAATGGTGACGGGTTCTACGGGTTTTATCTTCGGAAATAATCCTATATGGTATTTTGCGGATCCAGGCGATCCCCAGGACACTTTCGGAAACGGAGGCTTTCCCGGTGGTTGGACGACGGCGATGAACAGTCCTGGAATTCAAACTCTGACTCATGCACGCAATTTTTTTAGTCCCATTGCCTGGCACACTTTAAGTCCTGACGTAAATCATACATTTATGACTTCAGGATATTTGGGATCGACGCCAGAAAACTACGTTCAAGCGTCGATAAATTCTGCGGGAACATTGGCGGTGATGTATTATCAAAACCACTTGCGCAATCCGACTTTTGATATGTCGAAGATGGCAGGTCCGGTGACCGCTAGGTGGTATGATCCATCCAACGGAACTTACACCGCGATTTCCGGAAGTCCGTTTGCTAATTCGGGAACGCGGCAGTTTATGCCTCCTTCTCTGAATTATGAAGGACAAACCGATTGGGTTCTTCTTTTAGAAACGACTCCGGAAAACAACGACAATCCCATTGCATATGTTCAAAACTCAGAACAAGCCGTGACGGCCAACACGGACTCCATTTCTACGCCATCATTTGTAACCAATCCTGTTGCTGGCAATTTAATGGTCTGCGCGATTGCCTACAATAGCACTTCGCCGGTATCTGCGGTTTCGGACACAGCAGGGAATTCATATACTAAAGCCGTCGGACCCGTTGGCACCTCAGGTGCTTTAGCGGGCTGGGGATTAGAAATATGGTACAAAAATAATCTTGTCAGTGGATCTAGTTTTGTAACGACGGCGACGTTCCCTTCGGCATTTGATGGATATAAACGCATCAGTTGTCATGAATACTCAGGCATTGCGGCAAGTAATGCTTTAGATCAAGTGATTGGCGACTCAGGGTATGGAGCCACCGGAAGTGTGGGCCCCGTGACTACGACTCAAGATAAAGAGTTGTTATTTATGGCCGGAGCGGTTGCGAGTGGTTCTTCAGCGGCGGGTTCTGGGTTTACTCAACGTTCAACTTTAGATAATGACACGATCGCTGATCGTATCGTCAGTACTGCTGGTGATTATTCTGCGACCATGTCGCCGACCGGTGATGAATGGCAGATGGCCTTTGTTACTTTCAAAGCGGCGGGGGAAGCGGTTCCCCCTACGGTAGCGATCACGGCGCCGTCAAACAGTGATGTGGTCCCTACTTCAAGCACCGTGGCTATTAATGTGACAGCCTCTGACAACGTCGGCGTATCGAACCTAAAAATCTATGTGAATGGAAATCTTTTGTGTACGGATACGACAACACCTTATTCATGTAATTGGAGTGTTCCGGCGACCGCAGGCAGTTTCTCAATTCAAGCAGTGGCGGTGGATGCGGCAGGAAATAGCGCCAACCATACAATTGCTGTGACTTCGGCATCGGCAATTCCGATTTCGTATGTGCAAAATTCCGAGCAGTCTATCACCGCAAATTCTAGTTCGGTGGCAACTCCGGCATTTAGCTCGTCTTTGACGGCCGGAAACTTGATGGTGTGTGCAATTGTTTACAACAGCAATTCGATTCAAGTGACATCCGTGTCGGACACTGCGGGAAATTCTTATGCTAAGGCTGTCGGCCCCGTCACGAGTCCGTCGGGTTTGATGGCCGACTGGAGAGCTGAAGTTTGGTATAAAGAAAATCTTGCAACCGGAACTAGTGTCACGGTTTCAGCTAACTTTGGATCTACTTTCAACGCATACAAGCGTATTAGTTGCCATGAATATGCGGGAATTAA